The following coding sequences lie in one Corynebacterium humireducens NBRC 106098 = DSM 45392 genomic window:
- the gatB gene encoding Asp-tRNA(Asn)/Glu-tRNA(Gln) amidotransferase subunit GatB — protein sequence MTAAIHDLMDFDEVLEKFDPVMGLEVHVELATETKMFSTSSAHFGAEPNSNVDPVSLGLPGALPVVNAKGVEWAIKIGLALNCQIAESSRFARKNYFYPDQPKGYQISQYDEPIAYDGWLDVVLDDGTEWRVEIERAHMEEDTGKLTHLGGVAGRIHGATASLVDCNRAGVPLIEIVTKPILGAGARAPEIARAYVTALRELVKAIGVSDARMDQGSMRVDSNVSLRPIGQEEFGVRTETKNINSLKSVEQAVRYEMMRQAAAIENGEEIVQETRHYQELDGSTRKGRPKESAEDYRYFNDPDLPPVLAPREWVEEIRATLPELPWVRRARLQEEWGISEAEMRDLVNAGALELILATVDAGTTADEARAWWVNYLSAAAREQDIELEALAITPEQVAEVVGLVKEGKLTTKLARQAVDGVLAGEGTVSEVIAARGLEVVRDDGAIEAAVDEALAANPDIVEKYRAGNTKVTGAIVGAVMKATRGKADPALVNKLIAEKLK from the coding sequence ATGACTGCCGCGATTCATGATCTGATGGACTTCGACGAGGTACTGGAGAAGTTCGACCCCGTCATGGGCCTTGAGGTCCACGTCGAGCTGGCCACGGAGACCAAGATGTTCTCCACCAGCTCCGCCCACTTCGGCGCCGAGCCGAACTCCAACGTCGACCCCGTCTCCCTCGGGCTGCCCGGCGCCCTGCCGGTCGTCAACGCCAAGGGCGTCGAGTGGGCCATCAAGATCGGCCTGGCCCTCAACTGCCAGATCGCCGAGTCCTCCCGCTTCGCGCGCAAGAACTACTTCTACCCGGACCAGCCGAAGGGCTACCAGATCTCCCAGTACGACGAGCCGATCGCCTACGACGGCTGGCTCGACGTCGTCCTCGACGACGGCACCGAGTGGCGCGTCGAGATCGAGCGCGCCCACATGGAGGAGGACACCGGCAAGCTGACCCACCTCGGTGGCGTCGCCGGCCGCATCCACGGCGCGACCGCCTCCCTCGTCGACTGCAACCGCGCCGGGGTGCCGCTCATCGAGATCGTCACCAAGCCGATCCTCGGCGCCGGCGCCCGCGCCCCGGAGATCGCCCGCGCCTACGTCACCGCCCTGCGTGAGCTGGTCAAGGCCATCGGCGTCTCCGACGCCCGCATGGACCAGGGTTCCATGCGCGTGGACTCCAACGTCTCCCTCCGCCCGATCGGCCAGGAGGAGTTCGGCGTGCGCACCGAGACCAAGAACATCAACTCCCTCAAGTCCGTCGAGCAGGCCGTCCGTTACGAGATGATGCGCCAGGCCGCCGCCATCGAGAACGGCGAGGAGATCGTCCAGGAGACCCGTCACTACCAGGAGCTCGACGGCTCCACCCGCAAGGGCCGTCCGAAGGAGTCCGCCGAGGACTACCGCTACTTCAACGATCCGGACCTGCCGCCCGTGCTGGCCCCGCGGGAGTGGGTCGAGGAGATCCGCGCCACCCTGCCGGAGCTGCCGTGGGTCCGCCGCGCCCGCCTCCAGGAGGAGTGGGGCATCTCCGAGGCCGAGATGCGGGACCTGGTCAACGCCGGTGCACTCGAGCTGATCCTCGCGACCGTCGACGCCGGCACCACCGCCGACGAGGCCCGCGCCTGGTGGGTCAACTACCTCTCCGCCGCCGCCCGCGAGCAGGACATCGAGCTCGAGGCCCTGGCCATCACCCCGGAGCAGGTCGCCGAGGTCGTCGGCCTGGTCAAGGAGGGCAAGCTCACCACCAAGCTGGCCCGTCAGGCCGTCGACGGCGTGCTCGCCGGTGAGGGCACCGTCTCCGAGGTCATCGCCGCCCGCGGCCTGGAGGTCGTGCGTGACGACGGCGCCATCGAGGCCGCCGTCGACGAGGCCCTGGCGGCCAACCCGGACATCGTCGAGAAGTACCGGGCCGGCAACACCAAGGTCACCGGCGCCATCGTCGGTGCCGTCATGAAGGCCACCCGCGGCAAGGCGGATCCGGCGCTGGTGAACAAGCTCATCGCGGAGAAGCTGAAGTAG
- a CDS encoding SMI1/KNR4 family protein — protein MTIHYAGAPTDADIEQLTSAFGDLLPVAYRDFIQQWNGIFLVDNYFDLEFPPVDDGLIAFESLFGVSTDNPSFHAVTQNAWLAAEIDQLRAWVIGADGGGNFFVLDRDSGAVFYWDRTLLHGPAESGAAVVEDSEGRNLYLFRDSLEDFLALLASKTQGMDHVQREDWPG, from the coding sequence ATGACCATCCACTACGCCGGGGCACCGACGGATGCTGACATTGAGCAACTGACCTCGGCGTTCGGTGACCTCCTGCCGGTGGCCTACCGTGACTTCATTCAGCAGTGGAACGGAATCTTCCTGGTGGACAACTACTTCGACCTGGAGTTCCCGCCCGTGGATGACGGCCTCATCGCCTTCGAGAGCCTCTTCGGCGTCAGCACCGACAATCCCTCCTTCCACGCCGTCACCCAGAATGCCTGGCTCGCGGCGGAGATCGACCAGCTCAGGGCATGGGTCATCGGGGCCGATGGCGGCGGGAACTTCTTTGTGCTGGACCGCGATTCAGGTGCGGTGTTCTACTGGGACCGGACCTTGCTCCACGGACCTGCCGAGTCCGGGGCAGCCGTGGTGGAGGACAGCGAGGGGCGGAACCTGTACCTGTTTCGGGACTCTCTCGAGGATTTTCTCGCACTGCTGGCATCGAAGACACAGGGGATGGACCATGTGCAGCGGGAAGACTGGCCCGGATGA
- the mgrA gene encoding L-glyceraldehyde 3-phosphate reductase: MSTYLPAPDRYASMPYRRVGRSGLKLPAISLGLWHNFGDDKPLETQRAILRRAFDRGVTHFDLANNYGPPFGSAESNFGRLLAEDFRPYRDELIISSKAGWDMWPGPYGFGGSRKYLMASLDQSLQRMGLDYVDIFYHHRPDPDTPLEETMYALRDIVASGKALYVGISSYGPELTAEAAEFMAEEGCPLIINQPSYSIVNRWVEEPGEDGDSLLAAAADSGLGVIAFSPLAQGLLTNRYLDGVPGDSRAAAAKSLSDDMLSAENLEMVSRLNDIAQERGQSLAQMAIAWVLREQGRYGVETVTSALIGASSVAQLDENLDTLANLEFSDAELKAIDDVARDAGINIWANATASRRHAD; this comes from the coding sequence ATGAGCACCTACCTCCCCGCCCCTGACCGCTACGCCTCCATGCCCTACCGTCGGGTCGGTCGTTCCGGCCTCAAGCTGCCCGCCATCTCGCTGGGCCTGTGGCACAACTTCGGCGACGACAAGCCCCTGGAGACCCAGCGGGCGATCCTGCGGCGCGCCTTCGACCGGGGTGTCACCCACTTCGACCTGGCCAACAACTACGGCCCGCCGTTCGGCTCCGCGGAGTCCAACTTCGGCCGTCTCCTGGCCGAGGATTTCCGGCCCTACCGCGACGAGCTCATCATCTCCTCGAAGGCCGGCTGGGACATGTGGCCCGGTCCCTACGGTTTCGGCGGTTCCCGAAAGTACCTCATGGCGTCCCTCGACCAGTCGCTGCAGCGGATGGGCCTGGACTACGTGGACATCTTCTACCACCACCGCCCGGACCCGGACACCCCGCTCGAGGAGACCATGTACGCGCTGCGTGACATCGTCGCCTCCGGCAAGGCGCTCTACGTCGGCATCTCCTCGTACGGCCCGGAACTGACGGCCGAGGCGGCGGAGTTCATGGCGGAGGAGGGCTGCCCGCTCATCATCAACCAGCCCAGCTACTCGATCGTCAACCGCTGGGTGGAGGAGCCGGGCGAGGACGGGGACTCGCTGCTGGCCGCCGCCGCCGACTCCGGGCTCGGCGTCATCGCCTTCTCCCCGCTGGCGCAGGGCCTGCTGACCAACCGCTACCTCGACGGTGTCCCGGGGGACTCCCGTGCGGCGGCCGCGAAGTCGCTGTCCGACGACATGCTCAGCGCCGAGAACCTCGAGATGGTCTCCCGTCTCAACGACATCGCCCAGGAACGCGGGCAGTCGCTGGCGCAGATGGCCATCGCCTGGGTGCTGCGTGAGCAGGGCCGCTACGGCGTGGAGACGGTCACCTCCGCCCTCATCGGTGCTTCCTCGGTGGCGCAGCTCGATGAGAACCTCGACACCCTCGCCAACCTCGAGTTCAGCGACGCCGAGCTCAAGGCCATCGACGATGTCGCCCGGGACGCCGGAATCAACATCTGGGCGAATGCCACCGCGTCGCGTCGTCACGCGGACTGA
- a CDS encoding LysE/ArgO family amino acid transporter: MSIILAGLVLGLSLIIAVGPQNIFLLKSGIRREHITAVILTCVASDILLIGAGTAGVGVLVDSAPLLLEILRWGGVAYLLWFAWQNFRDAAHPGAITVAETRPETPVAEPEPLAPESTGGSAVLTRPRPVVSAVRRPAWLGAVGTTLALTWLNPLAYVDVVVMVGGIANQYGEDGRWLFALGAFLAAVIWFPTIGYGAVLLRRPLSRPTVWRWLNTGIGVIMVGLALKLVLM, encoded by the coding sequence ATGTCCATCATTCTGGCGGGCCTCGTCCTGGGGCTGTCCCTCATCATCGCGGTCGGACCGCAGAACATCTTCCTGCTCAAGTCGGGGATCAGACGCGAGCACATCACCGCGGTCATCCTCACGTGCGTCGCCTCGGACATCCTCCTCATCGGGGCGGGCACGGCCGGGGTCGGTGTCCTCGTCGACTCCGCTCCCCTGCTACTCGAGATCCTGCGCTGGGGCGGCGTGGCCTACCTACTGTGGTTCGCCTGGCAGAACTTCCGCGACGCCGCCCACCCGGGCGCGATCACCGTCGCGGAGACCCGCCCGGAGACGCCGGTGGCGGAGCCGGAACCGCTGGCACCGGAGAGCACCGGCGGCAGCGCTGTGCTCACGCGCCCCCGCCCGGTTGTCTCCGCGGTCCGCCGCCCGGCATGGCTCGGGGCCGTCGGCACGACGCTGGCGCTGACCTGGCTCAACCCGCTGGCCTACGTCGACGTCGTGGTGATGGTCGGCGGCATCGCCAACCAGTACGGCGAGGACGGTCGCTGGCTCTTCGCCCTCGGGGCCTTCCTCGCCGCGGTCATCTGGTTCCCCACCATCGGTTACGGCGCCGTACTCCTGCGCCGCCCACTGTCGCGCCCGACCGTGTGGCGCTGGCTCAACACGGGCATCGGCGTCATCATGGTCGGTCTCGCGCTCAAGCTCGTCCTCATGTGA
- a CDS encoding LysR family transcriptional regulator ArgP: protein MNPLHLESLLAIVDEGSFEAAAHSLGVTPSAVSQRIKALEKDTGRVLVRRTSPATATDAGEILVQAARRMRLLQAETDARLQGRLGRVPLSVAVNADSLATWFTPVFADVATFGEATLRLRIEDETRTLSLLRRGDVLGAVTRESRPVSGCETVGLGRVRYRAVATPELAERYPGPDWSRMPTLRWGPSDELQARDLEERLAGNQQRPRMSDIPSTEALVSATLVGMGWGLMSELQADPFLRRGDLVLLDDRVVSVALYWQRWRLESELLERLTDSVLAAARVLPAV from the coding sequence ATGAACCCGCTGCATCTGGAATCCCTCCTCGCCATCGTGGACGAGGGCAGTTTCGAGGCCGCTGCCCACAGCCTCGGTGTGACCCCCTCCGCCGTCAGCCAGCGCATCAAGGCGTTGGAGAAGGACACCGGCCGCGTGCTCGTCCGGCGTACCAGCCCCGCCACCGCCACCGACGCCGGCGAGATCCTCGTCCAGGCCGCCCGTCGCATGCGCCTGCTCCAGGCGGAGACTGACGCCCGCCTGCAGGGCCGCCTCGGGCGCGTGCCGCTCTCGGTGGCCGTCAACGCGGACTCCCTGGCGACGTGGTTCACCCCGGTGTTCGCCGACGTCGCCACGTTCGGGGAGGCGACCCTTCGCCTGCGCATCGAGGACGAGACCCGCACGCTGTCCCTCCTGCGCCGCGGGGATGTCCTCGGTGCGGTCACCCGCGAGTCCCGTCCCGTCTCCGGCTGCGAGACGGTCGGGCTCGGCCGGGTGCGCTACCGGGCGGTCGCCACCCCGGAGCTGGCGGAACGCTACCCGGGGCCCGACTGGTCCCGCATGCCGACGCTGCGCTGGGGTCCCTCCGATGAACTGCAGGCCCGCGACCTCGAGGAACGGCTCGCGGGGAATCAGCAGCGGCCCCGCATGTCGGATATTCCGTCCACGGAGGCGCTGGTGTCGGCCACGCTGGTGGGCATGGGCTGGGGGCTGATGTCGGAGCTGCAGGCGGACCCGTTCCTGCGCCGTGGTGATCTCGTGCTTCTCGACGACCGCGTGGTCTCCGTCGCCCTCTACTGGCAGCGCTGGCGCCTGGAGTCGGAGCTGCTTGAGAGGCTCACCGACTCCGTCCTCGCCGCCGCCCGGGTGCTCCCGGCGGTCTAG
- a CDS encoding glutathione S-transferase family protein, whose amino-acid sequence MTANKDWAGDPQNASTDGEFIRDATYIEDRITADVPSGTTVDQDDGTVHWPVEAGRYRLMAARACPWAHRAVITRRLLGLEDVISLGLAGPTHDVRSWVFDLDPDQKDPATGLHRLQEAYLNRFPDYPRGITVPAVVETESRKVVSNDYPSIVRDFQTEWTQFHREGAPDLYPLAHREEIDTITRRIYTEVNNGVYRCGFAGSQQAYNEAYERFWATMDWLEERLTTRRYLVGEHVTFADIFLFVTLVRHDAVYYSHFKTSRNKISEMPALWGYLRELFQLPGFGDTTDFREIKEHYFIVHKEVNPTQIVPQGPDLAGLATPHGREALGGQPFAEGVTPPGPVPAGEEVKNPENFQVELFG is encoded by the coding sequence ATGACAGCAAACAAGGACTGGGCAGGCGACCCGCAGAACGCATCCACCGACGGCGAGTTCATCCGCGATGCCACGTACATCGAGGACCGGATCACCGCCGACGTACCTTCCGGCACCACCGTCGACCAGGACGACGGCACCGTCCACTGGCCCGTCGAGGCGGGCCGTTACCGGCTCATGGCCGCCCGCGCGTGCCCCTGGGCCCACCGCGCCGTGATCACCCGCCGGCTGCTCGGCCTCGAGGACGTCATCTCCCTCGGCCTGGCCGGCCCGACCCACGACGTCCGCTCCTGGGTCTTCGACCTCGACCCCGACCAGAAGGACCCGGCCACCGGCCTGCACAGGCTCCAGGAGGCCTACCTCAACCGCTTCCCCGACTACCCCCGCGGCATCACCGTCCCGGCGGTCGTCGAGACGGAGTCTCGGAAGGTGGTGTCCAACGACTACCCCTCGATCGTCCGTGACTTCCAGACCGAGTGGACGCAGTTCCACCGCGAGGGCGCCCCGGACCTCTACCCGCTCGCGCACCGCGAGGAGATCGACACCATCACCCGGCGCATCTACACCGAGGTGAACAACGGCGTCTACCGCTGCGGCTTCGCCGGTTCCCAGCAGGCGTACAACGAGGCCTATGAGCGCTTCTGGGCCACCATGGACTGGCTCGAGGAGCGCCTGACCACCCGCCGCTACCTCGTCGGCGAGCACGTCACCTTCGCGGACATCTTCCTGTTCGTCACCCTCGTGCGTCACGACGCCGTCTACTACTCCCACTTCAAGACCTCCCGCAACAAGATCTCCGAGATGCCCGCCCTGTGGGGCTACCTCCGCGAGCTCTTCCAGCTCCCCGGCTTCGGCGACACCACCGACTTCCGCGAGATCAAGGAGCACTACTTCATCGTGCACAAGGAGGTCAACCCCACCCAGATCGTGCCGCAGGGCCCCGACCTGGCCGGACTGGCCACCCCGCACGGCCGGGAGGCACTCGGCGGGCAGCCCTTCGCCGAGGGCGTGACCCCGCCCGGGCCGGTGCCGGCCGGCGAAGAGGTGAAGAACCCCGAGAACTTCCAGGTCGAGCTGTTCGGCTAG
- a CDS encoding HNH endonuclease family protein produces MKRISALLSLLVVAVIGTAVVVDPPTSPSAPSSLPGSSSSQPANAHALAQLETLEVKGRAPMTGYDRANYGPAWSDNVRVEGGRNGCDTRNDILRRDLTDITIRPGTHGCVVESGTLLDPYTGTTINFVRGPRSGEVHIDHIVALADSWQKGAQSWDADTRRDFANDPRNLIAVGAAPNQQKGASDAATWLPPNKAHRCAYATSIVDVKATYGLWVTAAEKDALHRELMQCP; encoded by the coding sequence ATGAAACGCATTTCCGCACTCCTCAGCCTGCTCGTCGTCGCCGTCATCGGCACGGCGGTGGTCGTCGACCCGCCCACCAGCCCGTCGGCGCCCTCCTCGCTCCCGGGATCCTCGTCCTCGCAGCCGGCCAACGCCCACGCTCTGGCGCAGCTGGAGACCCTCGAGGTCAAGGGACGCGCCCCCATGACCGGCTACGACCGGGCGAACTACGGCCCCGCCTGGAGCGACAACGTGCGCGTCGAGGGCGGCCGCAACGGCTGCGACACCCGCAACGACATCCTCCGCCGGGACCTCACGGACATCACGATCCGCCCCGGCACCCACGGCTGCGTCGTGGAGTCCGGCACGCTGCTCGACCCCTACACCGGCACCACCATCAACTTCGTGCGTGGCCCGCGCAGCGGTGAGGTCCACATCGACCACATCGTCGCCCTGGCCGACTCCTGGCAGAAGGGTGCCCAGTCCTGGGACGCGGACACCCGCCGCGACTTCGCCAACGACCCGCGCAACCTCATCGCCGTCGGCGCCGCCCCCAACCAGCAGAAGGGCGCGAGCGACGCCGCGACGTGGCTGCCGCCGAACAAGGCCCACCGCTGCGCCTACGCCACCAGCATCGTCGACGTGAAGGCCACCTACGGGCTCTGGGTGACCGCCGCCGAGAAGGACGCCCTGCACCGCGAACTCATGCAGTGCCCGTAA
- a CDS encoding DoxX family protein, whose amino-acid sequence MTDKNQTPDRAGSYDADGLDVPTYHKDTHAAGPAPRAPGAGSTPLGAQDTGAQETTQFERPSGGLFSRPGRAAPQEIKPSQATPPVQPTYTEQDYQAAPATGTHETVAYGNPPAQPVAAAAPVVAEPVAVPADYAAPVDVEDAAHPDHRRGTIDFGLLIIRLLLSGWLILEAVGTFFRLGGNPGLSGLELDYANYLAPTGLSVIVPSMQLAAGVFLLLGLITPLFAMVATIATSFTALHALTTSGAGPNIFAWPEAVWLSIVLLGISLALQFTGPGFISLDYGRSWARRPLVSSWIFVLLAVAGGVALWWFGAGLNPFA is encoded by the coding sequence ATGACCGACAAGAATCAGACCCCCGACCGAGCTGGCTCGTACGACGCCGACGGCCTCGACGTGCCCACCTACCACAAGGACACTCATGCCGCGGGGCCGGCTCCCCGCGCCCCGGGGGCCGGTTCCACGCCTCTGGGCGCGCAGGACACGGGCGCCCAGGAGACGACGCAGTTCGAGCGTCCCTCCGGCGGGCTCTTCAGCCGCCCGGGCCGGGCGGCCCCGCAGGAGATCAAGCCGAGCCAGGCCACCCCGCCGGTGCAGCCGACCTACACCGAGCAGGACTACCAGGCCGCCCCCGCCACCGGCACCCACGAGACCGTCGCCTACGGCAACCCGCCCGCCCAGCCGGTGGCGGCCGCAGCCCCGGTCGTCGCCGAACCCGTGGCCGTGCCCGCCGACTACGCGGCGCCGGTCGACGTGGAGGACGCCGCCCACCCGGACCACCGGCGCGGCACCATCGACTTCGGACTCCTCATCATCCGCCTCCTGCTGAGCGGATGGCTCATCCTGGAGGCCGTGGGCACCTTCTTCCGGCTCGGCGGCAACCCGGGCCTGTCCGGTCTGGAGCTCGACTACGCCAACTACCTGGCCCCGACGGGGCTGTCCGTCATCGTCCCGTCGATGCAGCTGGCGGCCGGCGTGTTCCTGCTGCTCGGCCTCATCACGCCGCTGTTCGCGATGGTGGCGACCATCGCCACCTCCTTCACCGCACTGCACGCGCTGACCACGTCCGGCGCCGGTCCCAACATCTTCGCCTGGCCGGAGGCGGTGTGGCTGTCGATCGTGCTGCTGGGCATCTCCCTGGCGCTGCAGTTCACCGGCCCGGGATTCATCTCCCTGGACTACGGCCGCAGCTGGGCCCGCCGCCCGCTCGTGAGCTCCTGGATCTTCGTGCTGCTGGCCGTCGCCGGCGGCGTCGCACTGTGGTGGTTCGGGGCCGGCCTCAACCCCTTTGCCTGA
- a CDS encoding glycosyltransferase family 87 protein — protein sequence MTTTNKPAILPHTAILRMVVALGLIAGFGVTGRQMMITDFPIDMIIYMEGVRAFLDGAEMYAVPMYAGSLALPFIYPPFGALVMVPLTRYEHDLAGDIMIMLSSALILLCLWFVLRAVTGRDVDKLSLAALTAVTWPAVLLIEPVWLNSWFAQLNVVIMALVILDLVPRRRWLPQGSLIGVAAAIKVTPLAMLLFFLLRRDIRAILVAGTSALLVTGLGALVRWDATKQYFTDVLLGMGTESEFGVSTVYQSNSSLKGMLMRWWTSPGALDANSTLTNVLWLVLALLTIGLGAWLMVALLRRDMLVDAALVNAVIMLLVSPVSWSHHWIWLTLLLPVLAWRCLTVLGGPVVLGSLVFTWAALVLTQPPKWWYGDSIDEHALNFVEKLLVSDFVWLGIAVLVAWAVALRRVPVTTP from the coding sequence GTGACCACGACAAACAAGCCCGCGATCCTGCCCCACACCGCCATCCTGAGGATGGTGGTGGCCCTGGGGCTGATCGCGGGCTTCGGCGTCACCGGACGCCAGATGATGATCACCGACTTCCCCATCGACATGATCATCTACATGGAGGGCGTGCGGGCCTTCCTCGACGGCGCCGAGATGTACGCCGTGCCGATGTACGCCGGCTCCCTGGCCCTGCCGTTCATCTATCCCCCGTTCGGCGCCCTCGTCATGGTGCCGCTCACCCGTTACGAGCATGACCTGGCCGGCGACATCATGATCATGCTCTCCTCCGCCCTCATCCTGCTCTGCCTGTGGTTCGTGCTGCGGGCGGTGACGGGGAGGGACGTCGACAAGCTCTCCCTGGCGGCGCTGACGGCGGTGACCTGGCCCGCGGTGCTGCTCATTGAGCCGGTGTGGCTGAACTCGTGGTTCGCGCAGCTCAACGTCGTCATCATGGCGCTGGTCATCCTCGATCTCGTGCCGCGGAGGCGGTGGCTGCCGCAGGGTTCACTCATCGGTGTCGCGGCGGCGATCAAGGTGACGCCGTTGGCGATGCTGCTCTTCTTCCTCCTGCGGCGCGATATCCGCGCGATCCTCGTCGCCGGCACCTCCGCGCTGCTGGTCACCGGCCTGGGGGCCCTGGTGCGCTGGGACGCGACGAAGCAGTACTTCACCGACGTCCTGCTCGGCATGGGCACCGAGTCGGAGTTCGGCGTCAGCACCGTCTACCAGTCGAACAGCTCGCTCAAGGGCATGCTCATGCGCTGGTGGACCTCCCCCGGGGCCCTCGACGCGAACTCCACGCTGACGAACGTGCTGTGGCTGGTGCTCGCCCTGCTCACCATCGGGCTGGGCGCGTGGCTCATGGTGGCGCTCCTGCGCCGCGACATGCTTGTCGACGCCGCCCTCGTCAACGCCGTCATCATGCTGCTGGTCTCCCCCGTCTCCTGGTCCCACCACTGGATCTGGCTCACCCTGCTGCTGCCGGTGCTGGCGTGGCGCTGCCTCACCGTCCTCGGTGGTCCGGTGGTGCTCGGTTCGCTGGTGTTCACGTGGGCGGCGCTCGTGCTCACCCAGCCCCCGAAGTGGTGGTACGGCGACTCGATCGACGAGCACGCGCTGAACTTCGTCGAGAAGCTGCTCGTCTCCGACTTCGTGTGGCTGGGCATCGCCGTGCTCGTCGCGTGGGCGGTGGCGCTGCGGCGGGTGCCCGTCACCACCCCCTGA
- the ilvD gene encoding dihydroxy-acid dehydratase, protein MFPLRSKVTTVGRNAAGARALWRATGTKEHEFGKPIVAIVNSYTQFVPGHVHLKNVGDIVADAVRAAGGVPKEFHTIAVDDGIAMGHGGMLYSLPSREIIADSVEYMVNAHTADAMVCISNCDKITPGMLNAALRLNIPAVFVSGGPMEAGKAVVVDGVAQTPTDLITAIAASADDNVSDEGLATIEESACPTCGSCSGMFTANSMNCLTEALGLSLPGNGTTLATHSARRRLFEQAGETIVELCRRYYGEEDESVLPRNIATKDAFRNAMALDMAMGGSTNTILHTLAAAQEGEVDFTLADIEEISHQVPCISKVAPNGIYHIEDVHRAGGIPAILGELRRANLLNEDVHSITYDSLDEWLGDWDIRGGRAIDAATELFHAAPGGVRTTEPFSTDNRWDSLDTDPVNGCIHDVEHAHSADGGLVVLRGNLAPDGSVLKTAGVEEELWTFTGPARVVDSQEEAVSIILKREVQPGEVVVIRYEGPSGGPGMQEMLHPTSFLKGAGLGKKCALITDGRFSGGTSGLSIGHISPEAAHGGLIGLIRNGDPITIDVHTRRLSLDLPDEEIEARRAEMEASEKPWTANRERKVSKALRAYAAMATSADKGAVRQVD, encoded by the coding sequence GTGTTCCCGCTTCGATCCAAAGTCACCACCGTCGGACGCAACGCCGCCGGAGCCCGCGCCCTGTGGCGCGCCACGGGCACCAAGGAGCACGAGTTCGGTAAGCCGATCGTCGCGATCGTGAACTCCTACACCCAGTTCGTCCCGGGCCACGTCCACCTGAAGAACGTGGGCGACATCGTCGCGGACGCCGTCCGTGCCGCCGGTGGCGTGCCGAAGGAGTTCCACACCATCGCCGTCGACGACGGCATCGCCATGGGACACGGCGGCATGCTCTACTCGCTGCCCAGCCGTGAGATCATCGCCGACTCTGTCGAGTACATGGTCAACGCCCACACCGCCGACGCGATGGTCTGCATCTCCAACTGCGACAAGATCACCCCGGGCATGCTCAACGCCGCGCTGCGTCTCAACATCCCGGCCGTGTTCGTCTCCGGCGGTCCGATGGAGGCCGGCAAGGCCGTCGTCGTCGACGGCGTCGCCCAGACCCCGACCGACCTCATCACCGCCATCGCCGCCTCCGCCGACGACAACGTCTCCGATGAGGGCCTGGCCACCATCGAGGAGTCGGCCTGCCCGACCTGTGGCTCCTGCTCCGGCATGTTCACCGCCAACTCGATGAACTGCCTCACCGAGGCCCTGGGCCTGTCCCTGCCGGGCAACGGCACGACGCTGGCCACCCACTCCGCCCGCCGTCGTCTCTTCGAGCAGGCCGGCGAGACCATCGTCGAGCTGTGCAGGCGCTACTACGGCGAGGAGGACGAGTCCGTCCTGCCGCGCAACATCGCCACCAAGGACGCCTTCCGCAACGCGATGGCCCTCGACATGGCCATGGGCGGCTCCACCAACACGATCCTCCACACGCTGGCCGCCGCCCAGGAGGGTGAGGTCGACTTCACCCTGGCGGACATCGAGGAGATCTCCCACCAGGTGCCGTGCATCTCCAAGGTCGCCCCGAACGGCATCTACCACATCGAGGACGTCCACCGCGCCGGCGGCATCCCGGCCATCCTCGGCGAGCTGCGTCGCGCGAACCTGCTCAACGAGGACGTCCACTCCATCACCTACGACTCCCTCGACGAGTGGCTGGGTGACTGGGACATCCGTGGCGGCCGGGCCATCGACGCCGCGACCGAGCTCTTCCACGCCGCCCCGGGTGGCGTGCGCACCACGGAGCCCTTCTCCACCGACAACCGCTGGGACAGCCTGGACACCGACCCGGTCAACGGCTGCATCCACGACGTCGAGCACGCCCACTCCGCGGACGGCGGCCTGGTGGTCCTGCGCGGCAACCTGGCGCCGGACGGCTCCGTCCTCAAGACCGCCGGCGTCGAGGAGGAGCTGTGGACCTTCACCGGCCCGGCCCGCGTCGTCGACAGCCAGGAGGAGGCCGTCTCCATCATCCTCAAGCGCGAGGTCCAGCCGGGTGAGGTCGTCGTCATCCGTTACGAGGGTCCTTCCGGTGGCCCGGGCATGCAGGAGATGCTGCACCCGACGTCCTTCCTCAAGGGTGCCGGCCTGGGCAAGAAGTGCGCCCTCATCACCGACGGCCGTTTCTCCGGCGGCACCTCCGGCTTGTCGATCGGCCACATCTCCCCGGAGGCCGCCCACGGTGGTCTCATCGGCCTGATCCGCAACGGTGACCCGATCACCATCGACGTCCACACCCGTCGTCTCTCCCTCGACCTGCCGGACGAGGAGATCGAGGCCCGCCGCGCCGAGATGGAGGCCTCCGAGAAGCCGTGGACCGCGAACCGCGAGCGCAAGGTCTCCAAGGCACTGCGTGCGTACGCCGCCATGGCCACCTCCGCCGATAAGGGCGCCGTCCGCCAGGTGGACTAA